One Hyla sarda isolate aHylSar1 chromosome 11, aHylSar1.hap1, whole genome shotgun sequence genomic window carries:
- the NDUFB1 gene encoding NADH dehydrogenase [ubiquinone] 1 beta subcomplex subunit 1: MNVVAYIRESWTYALLPAGALIGYYLDRWYDSRMTLFKNKSRLFQRELKPNEEAWK, encoded by the exons ATGAATGTTGTGGCGTACATCCGGGAGTCATGGACATACGCGCTGCTACCTGCAGGAGCCCTGATCGGATATTATCTGGATAGGTGGTACGACTCCAGGATGACGCTGTTCAAGAATAAGAGCCGACTCTTCCAGAG ggaattaaaacccaatgAAGAAGCCTGGAAGTAA
- the CPSF2 gene encoding cleavage and polyadenylation specificity factor subunit 2, with amino-acid sequence MTSIIKLTTISGAQEESALCYLLQVDEFRFLLDCGWDENFSMDIIESIKKYVHQVDAVLLSHPDPLHLGALPYAVGKLGLNCAIYATIPVYKMGQMFMYDLYQSRHNTEDFNLYTLDDVDSAFDKIQQLKFSQIVHLKGKGHGLSITPLPAGHMIGGTIWKIVKDGEEEIVYAVDFNHKREIHLNGCSLEMISRPSLLITDCFNATYVQPRRKQRDEQLLTNVLETLRGDGNVLIAVDTAGRVLELAQLLDQIWRTKDAGLGVYSLALLNNVSYNVVEFSKSQVEWMSDKLMRCFEDKRNNPFQFRHLSLCHGFADLARVPSPKVVLASQPDLECGFSRELFIQWCQDPKNSVILTYRTTPGTLTRFLIDNPTEKIIDIELRKRVKLEGRELEEYLEKERAKKEAAKKLEQSKEVDIDSSDESDPEEDIDQPVIHKTKHDLMMKNEGSRKGSFFKQAKKSHPMFPAPEERIKWDEYGEIIKPEDFLVPELQATEEEKNKLESGLTNGEEPMDQDLSDVPTKCVSTTEPMEIKARVTYIDYEGRSDGDSIKKIINQMKPRQLIIIHGPPKASQDLAEACRAFGGKDIKVYTPKLLETVDATSETHIYQVRLKDSLVSSLKFCKAKDTELAWIDGILDMRVSKVDTGVILEDGELKEEGEDSEMQVDAPSIDASTIAQQKAIKSLFGDDDKEFSEESEVIPTLEPLPCNEVPGHQSVFMNEPRLSDFKQVLLREGIQAEFVGGVLVCNNVVAVRRTETGRIGLEGCICEDFYKIRELLYAQYAIV; translated from the exons ATGACCTCCATTATAAAGCTGACGACGATCTCTGGGGCGCAGGAGGAATCCGCGCTCTGCTATCTGCTGCAGGTCGATGAGTTTCGCTTTCTCCTTGACTGCGGCTGGGATGAGAACTTCTCCATGGACATCATAGAATCCATAAAGAA ATACGTCCATCAGGTAGACGCCGTCCTCCTGTCTCATCCGGACCCCCTTCACCTTGGAGCGCTCCCTTATGCAGTCGGTAAACTGGGATTAAACTGTGCCATCTATGCCACCATCCCTGTGTACAAGATGGGCCAGATGTTCATGTACGATCTGTACCAG TCTCGGCACAACACGGAGGATTTCAACCTGTACACTCTGGACGACGTGGACTCTGCCTTCGATAAAATACAGCAGCTAAAATTCTCCCAGATTGTACATTTGAAAG gtAAAGGTCACGGTTTGTCCATTACTCCGTTGCCAGCTGGTCACATGATCGGAGGAACCATATGGAAGATCGTCAAGGACGGAGAGGAAGAGATTGTATATGCCGTGGACTTTAACCACAAGAGAGAAAT ACACTTGAACGGTTGCTCCTTGGAGATGATCAGCCGGCCGTCCCTCCTCATCACTGACTGCTTTAACGCCACATATGTGCAGCCCAGGAGGAAGCAACGAGATGAGCAACTGCTCA CGAATGTACTGGAGACCCTGCGAGGGGATGGGAATGTGTTAATCGCTGTTGACACGGCCGGGAGAGTCTTGGAACTTGCGCAGCTTCTCGACCAGATTTGGAGAACCAAAGATGCCGGCCTTGGAGTGTATTCTTTAGCCCTTCTCAATAATGTCAGCTACAACGTGGTGGAGTTCTCAAAGTCTCAG GTGGAGTGGATGAGCGACAAGCTTATGAGATGTTTTGAGGATAAGAGGAATAACCCCTTTCAGTTCCGTCACCTGTCCCTGTGTCACGGCTTCGCAGATCTCGCGCGTGTCCCCAGCCCTAAGGTTGTGCTGGCCAGCCAGCCTGACCTGGAGTGTGGATTTTCCAGGGAGTTGTTTATCCAGTGGTGCCAAGACCCCAAAAACTCAGTCATCCTCACATACAGGACCACCCCTGGGACTCTCACCCGCTTCCTGATCGACAATCCGACAGAAAAGATCATAGATATAGAG CTTAGAAAACGGGTGAAGCTGGAAGGACGAGAGCTGGAGGAATATCTGGAGAAAGAAAGGGCAAAGAAGGAGGCTGCAAAAAAGCTGGAACAGTCAAAAGA AGTTGACATTGATTCCAGTGATGAGAGTGATCCCGAAGAAGACATCGACCAGCCCGTGATCCACAAGACCAAACATGACCTGATGATGAAGAACGAGGGCAGCAGGAAAGGCAGCTTCTTTAAACAGGCGAAAAAGTCTCACCCCATGTTCCCTGCCCCCGAGGAACGAATAAAATGGGACGAATATGGTGAAATTATAAA GCCGGAAGACTTCTTAGTTCCTGAACTCCAAGCGACAGAGGAAGAGAAGAACAAGCTGGAATCTGGGCTGACCAATGGGGAGGAACCAATGGACCAAGACTTATCAGATGTGCCAACCAAATGTGTCTCCACAACTGAGCCAATGGAGATCAA AGCTAGGGTCACCTACATCGATTATGAAGGTCGGTCAGACGGCGACTCCATCAAGAAGATCATCAACCAGATGAAGCCTCGACAGCTGATAATCATCCATGGGCCACCTAAAGCGAGCCAGGACCTTGCCGAGGCCTGCCGGGCTTTCGGAGGCAAAGATATTAAGGTTTATACCCCAAAACTTCTTGAGACGGTGGATGCAACGAGTGAAACTCACATTTATCAG GTAAGATTAAAAGACTCCCTTGTCAGCTCCCTCAAGTTCTGCAAAGCAAAAGACACGGAGCTGGCCTGGATCGATGGCATCCTGGACATGCGGGTGTCCAAGGTAGACACTGGAGTCATCCTGGAAGACGGGGAGTTAAAAGAAGAAGGTGAAGACTCTGAAATGCAAGTGGACGCTCCGAGCATCGACGCCAGCACCATCGCGCAGCAGAAAGCCATCAAGAGCCTGTTCGGTGATGACGACAAGGAGTTTTCGGAAGAAAGTGAGGTGATCCCTACCCTGGAGCCATTGCCCTGTAATGAG GTTCCTGGACATCAGTCGGTGTTTATGAATGAGCCGCGATTATCAGATTTCAAACAAGTCCTTCTGCGCGAGGGGATCCAGGCAGAGTTTGTGGGGGGCGTCCTCGTCTGTAACAATGTGGTTGCCGTTCGCAGG ACGGAGACCGGACGCATCGGATTGGAGGGCTGCATCTGCGAGGACTTTTATAAGATAAGAGAACTGTTATACGCACAGTACGCCATTGTATGA